In Janibacter sp. CX7, a single genomic region encodes these proteins:
- a CDS encoding amidase, whose amino-acid sequence MGFDVVEASIASLRAALESGETTSEELVRAYLARIEAYDSAGPRLNAVVVPNPAALDDARASDARRAKGETLGPLDGIPYTAKDSYLATGLTCASGSPAFADLVAQRDAFTIERLRGAGAVLIGLTNMPPMANGGMQRGVYGRAESPYNGDYLTAAFGSGSSNGSGTATAASFAAFGLGEETWSSGRAPASNNALCAYTPSRGVISVRGNWPLVPSMDVVVPHTRTMADLLEVLDVVVADDPDTTGDLWRTQPWVEVPAASRVRPASYRALAADGAAPLRGLRLGVPRMYLGTDEEAGTGVGFGGPIGERIVPRPSSLELFAAARADLEAAGAEVAETDFPVVSNYDGDRAGAPTIATRGLLPEGYLEEEIWELSMWGWETFLRANGDPALHRLADVDGPRIFPHPAGALPDRYGELDFDLADYVTRAREVGVVEEVTNLPLLEGGLRGLEETRRVDLEEWMDELGLDAVIFPAVADVGPADADVREESADLAWRNGVWVANGNLVPRHLGIPTVTVPMGTMSDIGMPIGLTFAGRGWDDNRLLTIAAAFESTGQRRTEPPRTPRLE is encoded by the coding sequence ATGGGCTTCGACGTCGTCGAGGCGAGCATCGCCTCCCTTCGTGCTGCGCTGGAGTCGGGGGAGACGACGAGCGAGGAGCTGGTCCGCGCCTACCTGGCCCGCATCGAGGCCTACGACTCCGCCGGCCCACGGCTCAACGCCGTCGTCGTGCCCAACCCCGCGGCCCTCGACGATGCCCGCGCCAGCGATGCCCGCCGGGCGAAGGGGGAGACCCTCGGCCCGCTCGACGGCATCCCCTACACGGCCAAGGACTCCTACCTCGCCACCGGGCTCACCTGTGCCAGTGGGTCGCCGGCCTTCGCCGACCTCGTTGCGCAACGCGATGCCTTCACCATCGAGCGGCTGCGCGGCGCCGGTGCCGTGCTCATCGGGCTCACCAACATGCCGCCCATGGCCAACGGCGGCATGCAGCGCGGGGTCTACGGGCGGGCCGAGAGCCCCTACAACGGCGACTACCTCACCGCGGCCTTCGGCTCCGGCAGCTCCAACGGCTCCGGCACGGCGACGGCGGCGAGCTTCGCGGCCTTCGGCCTCGGGGAGGAGACGTGGTCCTCGGGTCGGGCGCCGGCGAGCAACAACGCGCTGTGCGCCTACACCCCCTCGCGGGGCGTGATCTCGGTGCGGGGCAACTGGCCGCTCGTGCCGTCGATGGACGTCGTCGTGCCGCACACGCGCACGATGGCCGACCTGCTCGAGGTGCTCGACGTCGTCGTCGCAGACGACCCGGACACCACGGGTGACCTGTGGCGGACCCAGCCGTGGGTCGAGGTGCCCGCGGCCTCGCGGGTGCGGCCGGCGTCCTATCGGGCGCTCGCCGCGGATGGTGCCGCGCCGCTGCGTGGGCTGCGGCTCGGCGTGCCGCGGATGTACCTCGGCACCGACGAGGAGGCGGGCACCGGCGTCGGCTTCGGCGGGCCGATCGGCGAGCGGATCGTGCCGCGACCGAGCTCGCTGGAGCTCTTCGCGGCGGCGAGGGCGGATCTCGAGGCGGCGGGGGCGGAGGTCGCCGAGACCGACTTCCCCGTGGTGTCCAACTACGACGGCGACCGTGCCGGTGCGCCGACGATCGCGACGCGTGGGCTGCTGCCGGAGGGCTATCTCGAGGAGGAGATCTGGGAGCTGTCGATGTGGGGGTGGGAGACCTTCCTGCGGGCCAACGGCGACCCCGCGCTGCACCGGCTCGCCGACGTCGACGGCCCGCGGATCTTCCCGCACCCGGCGGGTGCGCTGCCCGACCGGTACGGCGAGCTCGACTTCGACCTTGCCGACTACGTCACCCGGGCGCGCGAGGTCGGCGTCGTCGAGGAGGTCACGAACCTGCCCCTGCTCGAAGGGGGTCTGCGCGGCCTCGAGGAGACCCGCCGGGTCGACCTCGAGGAGTGGATGGACGAGCTCGGGCTCGACGCGGTGATCTTCCCGGCGGTCGCCGACGTCGGGCCGGCCGACGCGGACGTGCGTGAGGAGTCGGCAGACCTCGCGTGGCGCAATGGCGTGTGGGTGGCCAACGGCAACCTCGTGCCCCGTCACCTCGGGATCCCGACGGTCACCGTGCCGATGGGCACGATGAGCGACATCGGCATGCCGATCGGGCTGACCTTCGCCGGTCGCGGCTGGGACGACAACCGCCTGCTGACGATCGCTGCGGCCTTCGAGTCAACGGGTCAGCGGCGCACCGAGCCCCCGCGCACGCCGCGGCTGGAGTGA
- a CDS encoding WhiB family transcriptional regulator yields MDWRDRAACLDEDPELFFPIGNTGPAIAQIEEAKKVCRRCEVVDTCLKWAIESGQDAGVWGGLSEDERRALKRRKARARRAG; encoded by the coding sequence ATGGATTGGCGCGACCGCGCAGCGTGTCTCGACGAAGATCCCGAGCTCTTCTTCCCCATCGGCAACACCGGCCCAGCGATCGCGCAGATCGAAGAGGCCAAGAAGGTGTGCCGCCGGTGCGAGGTCGTCGACACCTGCCTGAAGTGGGCCATCGAGTCCGGCCAGGACGCCGGCGTCTGGGGTGGCCTCTCCGAGGACGAGCGCCGCGCGCTCAAGCGTCGCAAGGCCCGCGCCCGCCGCGCCGGCTGA
- a CDS encoding sensor histidine kinase yields MRTLSDFLRTTPGLEAADTEWLHLLVEDWHLLADLSFSDLVLWLPREEGWVAAAHTRPMTGPMVFVEDIVGQGEAAVFGDLVSRAVRDGQSEHVRERGQDLLHERARPVRRAGRMIGVLSVHDQLDSGRPQTRLEESYGHMSDELFLMVAEGTWPTTGSPSGARRGAPRVGDGVMRLDVAGVVHYASPNALSAIRKLGHQGPIEGEVLLQVISGVAGQPGQLDEGLALVAMGRAAWRSDLAANGAALALRAVPLMHGRERHGAIVLARDVSELRRRGDELMTKDQTIREIHHRVKNNLQTVAALLRMQSRRVPDGVARTALDEAVRRVGVIAMIYEALSTGFAEALDFDDVAVRGLRAIVEVARTTGAIDSRFAGSFGMMRAEDATAVGLILSELIQNAVEHGVPEGGTVSVEAERSTEGDVDILRVTVVDDGQGLPTGFRPSKAGLGTRIVTSMVHDLGGQIRWDDAEPRGTRVRFSARLRPVDG; encoded by the coding sequence GTGCGGACACTGTCGGACTTCCTGCGGACCACCCCCGGCCTCGAGGCTGCGGACACCGAGTGGCTCCACCTGCTCGTCGAGGACTGGCACCTGCTCGCCGACCTGTCCTTCAGCGACCTCGTGCTGTGGCTCCCGCGCGAGGAGGGGTGGGTCGCCGCCGCGCACACCCGCCCCATGACCGGCCCGATGGTCTTCGTCGAGGACATCGTCGGCCAGGGTGAGGCGGCGGTCTTCGGGGACCTCGTGAGCCGGGCGGTGCGCGACGGGCAGAGCGAGCACGTGCGCGAGCGCGGGCAGGACCTGCTCCACGAGCGGGCTCGCCCGGTGCGTCGGGCCGGTCGCATGATCGGCGTGCTCAGCGTGCACGACCAGCTCGACAGCGGTCGGCCGCAGACGCGCCTCGAGGAGAGCTACGGTCACATGAGCGACGAGCTCTTCCTCATGGTCGCCGAGGGCACGTGGCCGACGACCGGGTCACCGAGCGGTGCCCGCCGGGGCGCACCCCGCGTCGGTGACGGCGTCATGCGGCTCGACGTCGCGGGTGTCGTGCACTACGCCTCGCCCAATGCGCTCAGCGCGATCCGCAAGCTCGGTCACCAGGGCCCGATCGAGGGCGAGGTCCTGCTCCAGGTGATCAGCGGTGTCGCCGGGCAGCCGGGGCAGCTCGACGAGGGGCTGGCCCTCGTCGCCATGGGTCGGGCCGCGTGGCGCTCCGATCTCGCCGCCAACGGCGCTGCGCTCGCGCTGCGGGCGGTGCCGCTCATGCACGGCCGCGAGCGGCACGGCGCGATCGTCCTCGCGCGCGACGTCTCCGAGCTGCGGCGGCGCGGCGACGAGCTGATGACCAAGGACCAGACGATCCGGGAGATCCACCACCGGGTCAAGAACAACCTGCAGACCGTCGCCGCCCTGCTGCGGATGCAGTCGCGACGGGTGCCCGACGGGGTCGCCCGCACGGCCCTGGACGAGGCGGTCCGTCGGGTCGGGGTGATCGCCATGATCTACGAGGCGCTGAGCACCGGATTCGCCGAGGCGCTGGACTTCGACGACGTCGCGGTGCGCGGTCTGCGTGCGATCGTCGAGGTGGCGCGCACGACGGGGGCGATCGACTCCCGCTTCGCGGGGTCCTTCGGGATGATGCGGGCCGAGGACGCGACGGCCGTCGGGCTGATCCTCAGCGAGCTGATCCAGAACGCCGTCGAGCACGGGGTGCCCGAGGGCGGAACGGTCTCGGTCGAGGCCGAGCGCAGCACCGAGGGCGACGTCGATATCCTGCGGGTCACCGTCGTCGACGACGGGCAGGGTCTGCCGACGGGATTTCGCCCGAGCAAGGCGGGCCTGGGCACGCGCATCGTCACCTCGATGGTCCACGACCTCGGCGGGCAGATTCGCTGGGACGATGCCGAGCCCCGCGGCACCCGGGTGCGCTTCAGCGCGCGGCTGCGGCCGGTCGACGGCTGA
- a CDS encoding NAD-glutamate dehydrogenase — protein sequence MAQLPAHPATDLEGVLADAATAAGDDAPFVERYLRHVDATALSGRSADDLVAMATSHREVAATRAPGESIVRAADGVLHIVTSDRPFLVDSVLGELGAEGIGVSLLIHPLFVVRRDADGRLVEVLDADPRTPHPDADLHDESWIRIELADRCDMAIVEDRVSEVVDAVAAAVDDWDQMSAAVGELVTALDEGRGVGSSESQTAAAEFLRWLVDDHFTFIGSRDHTVDGGEITPMAGSGLGVLREDTTAEAITPLGGGGEDVDCLAIGKSHAVLPVHRVAHPDLIAVRFRDAEGRLVERRLAGLFASTAYTSSVLTIPLISDKVQQILADSGWARDSHSGAFAMRLFETFPRDELFQAPVDHLSQVVTSILKMVHRMRTATFLRLDTGGQFVSAIIYLPRDRYTTTVRHRVEDELREATGADEVSFTAHVSEEPMARLYYILRGSQGVHMPIGEAQRHLERAVADATLTWEERLVRRADELVGSEVAGELIAPWAGGFPVDYEDDFDAAQAVADLKNLVRLGTDTPFACALYDPRRGHGGGEDPRIRRIKLFSLDELILDDLMPIFRDLGTKVIEEEPYTLTRADGVTAGVYDMSLRVPDAALWESRSHEDLRELVESTVIAVRAGRTESDGFNALVIRAGLTWRQVALLRAIGRYLRQAGGSWGQTSLEAALVDNHEIARDLVELFETRFDPERFGGLADDERTAAEAEVTQRIHDALEEVTSLEHDRIIRAFVGVMAATLRTSYFVRDAQGEPLPRISLKLEPARVPDMPKPHPAFEIWVHSPQVEGVHLRFGAVARGGLRWSDRRDDFRTEVLGLVKAQMVKNAVIVPTGSKGGFFGKQLPDPSVDREAWMEAGRSAYRAFISGLLDVTDNRVDGAIVPPERVVRHDGDDSYLVVAADKGTATFSDLANSIAREYGFWLDDAFASGGSVGYDHKGMGITARGAWESVKRHFRELGHDTQTEDFTVVGIGDMSGDVFGNGMLLSEHIRLVAAFNHLHVFIDPQPDAAASFAERRRLFDLPRSTWDDYDRSLISEGGGVWSRSAKAIPVSEQAAAALGLDGATSMTPTELIHLILQAPVDLLWNGGIGTYVKAADESHTEVGDRANDAIRVDGGQVRARVIGEGGNLGATQRGRIEAAGAGVRVNTDAVDNSAGVDTSDHEVNIKILLGEAIRRGSLDEDARVELLASMTDEVADQVLRDNYEQNVLLGNARAQHGDMLVVHERLMESLTERGELDRGLEFLPSSSEVHDRLDAGQGLSSPELSVLLAYSKLALKSDLLDSDLPDDPATERQLTDYFPTPLRERFHDELQAHPLRREIVTTAVANDLVNRGGITFVQRAVEETSATSAQVARAFLVARQIFGLDDFVARVEALDNVVPTQTQTRLYLELRRLMDRAVRWFLANRAGKLDVTGEIERFGEPVSTLAPQIPDLLRGSQAERLGRKTQDLVDAGVPSDLARRTAILLDLYSVLDIVDMAHESGRELLEVAETYYQVSETFGIDELLIMVTRLPRDEQWDAMARGALRDDLYATLQSLTSAVLEREGGDASARLAEWSREHDEAVERVQTQLAGIRQLPSPGVAALSVALRTLRSVTR from the coding sequence ATGGCACAGCTGCCTGCCCACCCCGCCACCGACCTCGAGGGAGTGCTCGCCGACGCCGCCACCGCGGCCGGTGACGACGCCCCCTTCGTCGAGCGGTACCTGCGACATGTCGACGCGACGGCCCTGAGTGGCCGCTCCGCCGACGACCTGGTGGCGATGGCCACCAGCCATCGTGAGGTGGCGGCGACGCGGGCGCCGGGCGAGTCGATCGTCCGGGCTGCCGACGGCGTGCTGCACATCGTGACCTCGGACCGGCCCTTCCTCGTCGACTCGGTCCTCGGTGAGCTCGGGGCCGAGGGCATCGGGGTCTCCCTGCTCATCCACCCGCTCTTCGTCGTCCGCCGCGACGCCGACGGTCGGCTCGTCGAGGTGCTCGACGCCGACCCGCGCACGCCGCACCCCGACGCCGACCTGCACGACGAGTCGTGGATCCGCATCGAGCTCGCCGACCGCTGCGACATGGCGATCGTCGAGGACCGCGTCTCCGAGGTCGTCGACGCGGTCGCCGCCGCGGTCGACGACTGGGACCAGATGTCGGCGGCGGTGGGGGAGCTCGTGACCGCGCTCGACGAGGGGCGCGGCGTCGGCAGCAGCGAGTCGCAGACCGCGGCCGCAGAGTTCCTGCGCTGGCTCGTCGACGACCACTTCACCTTCATCGGCTCGCGCGACCACACCGTCGACGGCGGCGAGATCACTCCCATGGCCGGCAGCGGACTGGGCGTGCTGCGCGAGGACACGACCGCCGAGGCGATCACGCCGCTCGGGGGAGGCGGCGAGGACGTCGACTGCCTGGCGATCGGCAAGTCGCACGCCGTGCTGCCGGTGCACCGCGTGGCCCACCCCGACCTCATCGCCGTGCGCTTCCGCGACGCCGAGGGCCGGCTCGTCGAGCGCCGTCTCGCCGGGCTCTTCGCGTCCACCGCCTACACGAGCTCGGTGCTGACGATCCCGCTCATCTCCGACAAGGTGCAGCAGATCCTCGCCGACTCCGGCTGGGCCCGCGACAGCCACTCGGGCGCCTTCGCGATGCGCCTCTTCGAGACCTTCCCCCGCGACGAGCTCTTCCAGGCGCCGGTCGACCACCTCAGCCAGGTCGTCACCTCGATCCTCAAGATGGTCCACCGGATGCGCACGGCGACCTTCCTGCGTCTCGACACCGGCGGGCAGTTCGTCTCCGCGATCATCTACCTGCCCCGCGACCGCTACACGACGACGGTGCGGCACCGCGTCGAGGACGAGCTGCGCGAGGCGACGGGCGCCGACGAGGTCAGCTTCACCGCGCACGTCTCCGAGGAGCCGATGGCCCGGCTCTACTACATCCTGCGCGGCTCGCAGGGCGTCCACATGCCCATCGGCGAGGCCCAGCGCCACCTCGAGCGTGCGGTCGCCGACGCGACCCTGACGTGGGAGGAGCGCCTCGTGCGTCGCGCCGACGAGCTCGTCGGGTCCGAGGTCGCGGGCGAGCTCATCGCCCCGTGGGCCGGCGGATTCCCCGTCGACTACGAGGACGACTTCGACGCCGCCCAGGCCGTGGCGGACCTGAAGAACCTCGTCCGCCTCGGTACGGACACCCCCTTCGCCTGTGCTCTCTACGACCCCCGTCGCGGCCACGGCGGCGGCGAGGACCCGCGCATCCGCCGGATCAAGCTCTTCAGCCTCGACGAGCTGATCCTCGACGACCTCATGCCGATCTTCCGTGACCTCGGCACCAAGGTCATCGAGGAGGAGCCCTACACGCTCACCCGGGCCGACGGGGTCACCGCAGGCGTCTACGACATGAGCCTGCGGGTACCCGACGCCGCCCTGTGGGAGTCGCGCAGCCACGAGGACCTGCGCGAGCTCGTCGAGTCCACGGTCATCGCCGTGCGCGCCGGGCGCACCGAGTCCGACGGCTTCAACGCGCTCGTCATCCGCGCCGGGCTCACCTGGCGGCAGGTCGCGCTGCTGCGCGCCATCGGCCGCTACCTGCGCCAGGCCGGCGGCAGCTGGGGGCAGACCAGCCTCGAGGCCGCGCTCGTCGACAACCACGAGATCGCCCGCGACCTCGTCGAGCTCTTCGAGACCCGCTTCGACCCCGAGCGCTTCGGCGGCCTCGCCGACGACGAGCGGACCGCTGCCGAGGCCGAGGTGACCCAGCGCATCCACGACGCGCTCGAGGAGGTCACCTCCCTCGAGCACGACCGGATCATCCGGGCCTTCGTCGGCGTCATGGCTGCGACGCTGCGCACGAGCTACTTCGTCCGGGACGCGCAGGGGGAGCCGCTGCCGCGGATCTCGCTCAAGCTCGAGCCGGCCCGCGTGCCCGACATGCCCAAGCCGCACCCGGCCTTCGAGATCTGGGTGCACAGCCCGCAGGTCGAGGGCGTCCACCTGCGCTTCGGCGCGGTGGCCCGCGGCGGCCTGCGCTGGAGCGACCGGCGCGACGACTTCCGCACCGAGGTCCTCGGCCTCGTCAAGGCGCAGATGGTCAAGAATGCCGTCATCGTCCCGACGGGCAGCAAGGGCGGCTTCTTCGGCAAGCAGCTGCCCGACCCGTCGGTCGACCGCGAGGCGTGGATGGAGGCGGGCCGCTCGGCCTACCGGGCCTTCATCTCCGGCCTGCTCGACGTGACCGACAACCGCGTCGACGGCGCGATCGTGCCGCCCGAGCGGGTCGTGCGGCACGACGGTGACGACTCCTACCTCGTCGTCGCCGCCGACAAGGGCACGGCGACCTTCTCCGACCTGGCCAACTCGATCGCCCGTGAGTACGGCTTCTGGCTCGACGACGCCTTCGCCTCCGGCGGCTCGGTCGGCTACGACCACAAGGGCATGGGCATCACCGCCCGCGGCGCGTGGGAGTCGGTCAAGCGGCACTTCCGCGAGCTCGGCCACGACACCCAGACCGAGGACTTCACCGTCGTCGGCATCGGCGACATGAGCGGCGACGTCTTCGGCAACGGCATGCTGCTGTCCGAGCACATCCGCCTCGTCGCTGCCTTCAACCACCTGCACGTCTTCATCGACCCGCAGCCCGACGCGGCAGCCTCCTTCGCCGAGCGCCGCCGGCTCTTCGACCTGCCGCGCAGCACGTGGGACGACTACGACCGCTCCCTGATCAGCGAGGGCGGCGGGGTCTGGTCGCGCAGCGCGAAGGCGATCCCCGTGAGCGAGCAGGCAGCGGCCGCGCTCGGACTCGACGGGGCGACGTCGATGACGCCCACCGAGCTGATCCACCTCATCCTCCAGGCGCCCGTCGACCTGCTGTGGAACGGCGGCATCGGCACCTATGTCAAGGCCGCCGACGAGTCCCACACCGAGGTGGGGGACCGGGCCAACGACGCCATCCGCGTCGACGGAGGGCAGGTCCGTGCCCGCGTCATCGGCGAAGGGGGCAACCTGGGTGCCACCCAGCGCGGCCGGATCGAGGCGGCCGGGGCGGGCGTGCGCGTCAACACCGACGCCGTCGACAACTCCGCCGGCGTCGACACCTCCGACCACGAGGTCAACATCAAGATCCTGCTCGGCGAGGCGATCCGCCGCGGCTCCCTCGACGAGGACGCCCGCGTCGAGCTGCTCGCGTCGATGACCGACGAGGTCGCCGACCAGGTCCTGCGCGACAACTACGAGCAGAACGTGCTGCTCGGCAATGCCCGCGCCCAGCACGGCGACATGCTCGTCGTCCACGAGCGGCTCATGGAGTCCCTCACCGAGCGGGGCGAGCTCGACCGCGGGCTGGAGTTCCTCCCGAGCAGCTCCGAGGTGCACGACCGCCTCGACGCCGGTCAGGGCCTGTCCTCGCCGGAGCTGTCGGTCCTGCTCGCCTACTCGAAGCTGGCGCTCAAGTCCGACCTGCTCGACTCCGACCTGCCCGACGACCCGGCGACCGAGCGACAGCTGACGGACTACTTCCCGACGCCGCTGCGCGAGCGCTTCCACGACGAGCTGCAGGCACACCCCCTTCGTCGGGAGATCGTGACGACCGCCGTCGCCAACGACCTCGTCAACCGGGGCGGCATCACCTTCGTCCAGCGGGCCGTCGAGGAGACGAGCGCGACGTCAGCGCAGGTGGCGCGAGCCTTCCTCGTGGCCCGGCAGATCTTCGGCCTCGACGACTTCGTCGCCCGAGTCGAGGCGCTCGACAACGTCGTGCCGACGCAGACCCAGACCCGGCTCTACCTCGAGCTGCGCCGGCTCATGGACCGCGCGGTGCGGTGGTTCCTCGCCAACCGCGCGGGCAAGCTCGACGTGACCGGCGAGATCGAGCGCTTCGGCGAGCCGGTCTCGACGCTGGCGCCGCAGATCCCCGACCTGCTGCGCGGCTCCCAGGCGGAGCGTCTCGGGCGCAAGACGCAGGACCTCGTCGACGCGGGCGTGCCGAGCGACCTCGCCCGGCGCACCGCGATCCTGCTCGACCTCTACTCCGTGCTCGACATCGTCGACATGGCGCACGAGAGCGGCCGCGAGCTGCTCGAGGTCGCCGAGACCTACTACCAGGTCTCCGAGACCTTCGGCATCGACGAGCTGCTCATCATGGTCACCCGCCTGCCCCGTGATGAGCAGTGGGATGCCATGGCCCGCGGCGCCCTGCGCGACGACCTCTACGCGACCCTCCAGTCGCTGACGAGTGCCGTGCTCGAGCGTGAGGGCGGCGACGCCTCGGCCCGGCTCGCGGAGTGGTCGCGCGAGCACGACGAGGCCGTCGAGCGCGTGCAGACCCAGCTCGCCGGGATCCGCCAGCTGCCCTCGCCGGGGGTCGCCGCGCTCTCGGTCGCGCTGCGCACTCTGCGCTCGGTCACCCGCTGA
- a CDS encoding DUF2505 domain-containing protein, producing the protein MRITREAALPAGVEDAFAVVESQDYQEAKVEPLPGSTATVTRTGDDVVVQTTRVLPTAGMPGPVVSMVGDTLRIDEQQTWHPPTADGSRHADIDLTVAGVPLRMRGTIDLSPAGAGSRLAFAGDLTCSIPLMGKKVEQAAQPAVVDSIDAEVRLLTERLA; encoded by the coding sequence ATGAGGATCACCCGTGAGGCCGCCCTGCCCGCCGGCGTCGAGGACGCCTTCGCCGTCGTCGAGTCGCAGGACTACCAGGAGGCCAAGGTCGAGCCGCTCCCCGGATCGACGGCGACGGTGACGCGCACCGGCGACGACGTCGTCGTCCAGACCACCCGGGTGCTGCCGACGGCCGGAATGCCGGGCCCGGTCGTCTCGATGGTCGGCGACACGCTGCGGATCGACGAGCAGCAGACCTGGCACCCGCCGACCGCCGACGGCTCGCGGCACGCCGACATCGACCTCACGGTCGCCGGGGTGCCGCTGCGCATGCGCGGCACCATCGATCTCTCCCCCGCCGGCGCCGGGTCGCGCCTGGCCTTCGCCGGCGACCTGACCTGCTCGATCCCGCTCATGGGCAAGAAGGTCGAGCAGGCGGCCCAGCCGGCCGTCGTCGACTCGATCGACGCCGAGGTCCGCCTGCTGACCGAGCGCCTCGCCTGA
- a CDS encoding wax ester/triacylglycerol synthase family O-acyltransferase, with the protein MNRLGALDASFLYLEEPTLPMHVGSVMVFEPSAEGFDYDRFVAVVGDRIAGHSRYRQRIREVPARIDNPVWVDDAHFDIGYHVRRSAIPAPGGAADLEDFIGRIMARPLDRDRPLWEAYFVEGLEGGRFAVVTKAHQAMVDGIHAVDLAQLLIDPDAVPVDERAGEPRKAPSDVRMVTDALLGSVLNPARVVRGIGSGLRDVSQTGRDLTATAGRVASTLARVGTRPAPSSPLRTTVGAARRYVMVQTDLDDYRKIRSRLTRGRYVDDVSINDVVLATITGALRAWMQTRGLPVTATTTLRVMVPLSIVDGSGDPLTDNAMAACFIDLPIGENTPSMRLHQIAFAMRQQIESTSVEGVGATSLAGIGGFAPPTLHTLGARLGSAMSRRLFNLVITNVPGPQQSLEVEGCQLIETYPVMPLGRGQGLSIGLTSYDGKVYYGLTGDRDSMADLDVLARSIDDALAELRSAPRGRA; encoded by the coding sequence GTGAACAGACTCGGAGCCCTCGACGCGTCCTTCCTCTACCTGGAGGAGCCGACGCTGCCCATGCACGTGGGGTCGGTCATGGTCTTCGAGCCGTCCGCCGAGGGCTTCGACTACGACCGCTTCGTCGCCGTGGTCGGGGACCGCATCGCCGGGCACTCGCGCTACCGCCAGCGCATCCGCGAGGTGCCGGCGAGGATCGACAACCCCGTGTGGGTCGACGACGCGCACTTCGACATCGGCTACCACGTGCGTCGCTCGGCGATCCCGGCGCCGGGTGGCGCGGCCGACCTCGAGGACTTCATCGGCCGGATCATGGCCCGACCGCTCGACCGTGACCGTCCGCTCTGGGAGGCCTACTTCGTCGAGGGCCTCGAAGGCGGCCGCTTCGCCGTCGTGACGAAGGCGCACCAGGCGATGGTCGACGGCATCCACGCGGTCGACCTCGCCCAGCTGCTCATCGACCCCGACGCCGTGCCCGTCGACGAGCGGGCCGGCGAGCCGCGCAAGGCCCCCTCCGACGTGCGCATGGTGACCGACGCGCTGCTCGGCTCGGTCCTCAACCCCGCACGTGTCGTGCGCGGCATCGGCTCCGGCCTCCGCGACGTCTCCCAGACCGGTCGGGACCTCACCGCGACGGCCGGCCGGGTCGCCTCGACCCTCGCCCGCGTCGGGACCCGTCCCGCCCCGAGCTCACCGCTGCGCACCACCGTCGGGGCTGCTCGGCGCTATGTCATGGTGCAGACCGACCTCGACGACTACCGCAAGATCCGCAGCCGCCTCACCCGCGGCCGCTACGTCGACGACGTGTCGATCAACGACGTCGTCCTCGCGACGATCACCGGCGCCCTGCGCGCCTGGATGCAGACCCGCGGTCTGCCGGTCACCGCGACGACGACCCTGCGGGTCATGGTGCCGCTGAGCATCGTCGACGGGTCCGGCGACCCGCTCACCGACAACGCCATGGCCGCGTGCTTCATCGACCTGCCGATCGGGGAGAACACGCCGTCGATGCGGCTGCACCAGATCGCCTTCGCCATGCGCCAGCAGATCGAGTCGACCTCCGTCGAGGGGGTCGGTGCGACGTCGCTGGCCGGCATCGGAGGCTTCGCCCCGCCGACCCTGCACACGCTCGGGGCCCGGCTCGGCAGTGCCATGAGCCGACGGCTCTTCAACCTCGTCATCACCAACGTCCCCGGCCCCCAGCAGTCACTGGAGGTCGAGGGCTGCCAGCTCATCGAGACCTATCCGGTCATGCCGCTCGGTCGCGGCCAGGGCCTGTCGATCGGCCTGACCTCCTACGACGGCAAGGTCTACTACGGGCTCACGGGTGACCGTGACTCGATGGCCGACCTCGACGTGCTCGCCCGCTCCATCGACGACGCGCTCGCCGAGCTGCGCTCGGCCCCGAGGGGGCGTGCCTGA